TTAGACCCTTGTGAGTGACCCAGGGGTTAGAAACGGTGGTGACAGTTGCAGCTTGGAGAAACTCACAGAGTACAATCTCCCCTGTGCTCCGAGCGGGGCTCTCTTCATAACCTTCAAGGAAAGAAGCCCTCGAAATGCAGCGTAAAGTTCTGATCCTCCCTGCGGGCCTGAGGGAGCAGTTTTGGCCTCCAGAAAGGTGCCCTGTGGTGGAGGAGCCTCAGTTCTCAGGCCCCACCTCATGCGAGGCCCATATCCCATggggcccccctcccaccttcttctGTTCCTCAGTTAACCTTCTACTTGCAGTTTTTCATCTCCCTGAATCTTAACTCCTCAGGTAGATGACCTCCACTCATTCTGTGCTGATGTTGTTGGAGAGAAGGTGATGCATTCAGCCTGGGTCCTGTGGGGTTTAGGGAGACCCAGGGTGATTTGTCCACTTCTGGGAAATATGAATGCAATACACTTCTTAGAGCAGTGGTCCCAACCTTTTGGACACCAGGGACCAGCTTCATGGAAGACAAGTCTTTCACGAACTGGAgtagggtgaggggtggggaatgGTTTAGGCATGATTTAAACGCCTTATTACATTTATTGCACACTCTAtttcgtaaagagtcggacacgactgagcgacgtcactttcacttttttatttctattattattacattggctccacctcagatcgtcagatcatcaggcattagatctgggaggttggggacccctaccTCAGAAAGATTTAAGCCACCAGCTTGGTACTTTGTTGTGAACATTCTGGCTGTGGTTTTAGTATTTGGATGTCAAGGAAAAAGCAAATCCTGTTTCTTCAGACTTCTCAACAACTTCATGCCTGAAAAAGACGAAGTGTTAATGATTTCATTTACAGACCTTGAGGAATGTTACAAAAGTGTTAAGTGTTCTACTATGaagaagtgaaaattttaaaatctatttgtaTTACgttccaaaaataaaagaagtgcaATCTGAGAAACTGTAGTGTTTCTGCCCTCAGAGATACCGGGTGAGCAGTTCACACTTAATAGATTCTGTCACAGAGATTTTTCTCTGTTCTTACAAATGCTTTTGTAGGAGTGGAAAGCTAAAAATAGGGCTGAAGGTAACATTCATAAcctaaaatatacataatttggAAGGTCTGCCAGCTACAGTGATTTCAGGGCCTGGTAATTTTCTGCTGAATACTAGCTGTTTTGATGATAGCCCTAAATTTTTCAGGTTACAATGCTGCTTAGCACACAGCACTGTCAGATTTTAATTTGCGTTATCCTGGTAATCGAACGTTTGTGTGTGTAGCCTTCCAGGGGAGGTAGCAGTTCTCATCCATAGGGTGTAAGTTGACTTTAGATTTAAGAAATCCAAATTCTGGTTCGATTTTCTAGAGAATTATTGTATGACCTTGAAAAATAGCTTCACATGGCTGTTGAAAAACCTTAGTCTGTTCTATCCCTGAGAATGGATGGGACCCGCATCTGACAGGGGTTTGAGTATATTGAAGAGATAGGTATTTCCACATTTATATGTGCGTGAAGCTCAGGAATGACATGCCCTCACCCTGAATTGACATGACTTTTTGGGTCCACCCACATGTACCTGACCAGGACCTCTGACCCAATTCCAGTTTCTGAGGAAGACAACTTCTCTGATGTAATCTGAGTTCTAGACTCTGTCCTGGGAGGAGTGAGGTCATTTAAGATGGGTAGTGGGGGCTTGGGCAGTTCTTAGggaagtgggggttggggggcaagGATCTGTCTCTATTTCCCTGAGCCTTCCTCGTGGTGGGTGGTCTGGTCTGTGGATGACCTGCAGGACACACAGCAACACGCAGAGCTGGGAGACCCGGCTCCTGTGTGCAAAAGAAAGCCATACCACAATGATGTCTTCCAATGTCCCATCCCCTCTCCTCACCTCCACAGGTGGGAAAAGTTCCCAAAACATGCCTGGTCCTAATATTTCACTGGCTAGTGTCTGAACCACAGACATTTcagcctttgtttcttttcagaaaCATTAACCACCCacccaaatattttctcttgaaacTGCCAGGCTATTGAgtgtttaaaaaggaatttgTTGACTGAAACAAATGTTTCGGGTTTCCTGAAACAAGACATTTGCCAAAGTAAAAGCAGCCCTTGGCCAAGTCTCTTCCTACAAAGCAGAGATTGGAAAGAAGCTGTTTCTCCTAACCATCTAGGGTTCGGCCCATTTAGGTGAATCACCTGGATTTTCTGCCCTGCTGCCTCAGGGGTTTCTGACAGTCATGCAGCAAACCGCTGCAATTGTTCACGTGAAGTTGACAGCAATGTTTTTGGTGCCAAAGGCCAGCGAGGAGTTGAGGGGCTGGAAATTATTGTCCAGCTGATTTCTTCATGATAATGGGTATCTCTGAGAGCCTCACAGCTGTCCTTGAAATAAAGCAGATTTGGTTGTCCCCTTCTTAActtacaggtttcccaggtggctcaagtggtaaagaaactgcctgccaatgcaggagacccgggttcgatccctgggttgggaagatcctctggagaagggaatggctacccactccagtattcatgccttgagaatcccatggacagaggagcctggcaaactacaggcAAGGCTGAGAGaccaaaccatcaccaccacaacctcccccacccccaacagcagcattctttacaatagccaagatatggaagcaacctaagtgtccatcaacagatgaatggataaagaagatgtggtacaaatgtgtactactcagccataaaaaagaacaaaaattttgtcctttgaagcaacatggatgtacttggatgctaaatgaagtaagtcagaaagacaaatactgtgtgatatcacttataggtggaatctaaaaaatacaaccatCTAGTGATTAcaacaaagaaacagactcacagagaacaaactagtgcttaccggtggagggggcaggggcaaTACAGGGTGAGGAAGTACGAGGCCCAAACTATTGAGGGTAAGACAGGCTCAAGGATGTACTGCACAAAACGAggaatagagccaatattttgtaatagctgTACATggaaatagcttttaaaattgcatcaaaatttttaaaaataaattttaaaatccttcTTTTTATATCTTCCTTATAACAAATAAAGTAGGCTGGCATCatctaaaagaataataaagacagcaaaagaaaaattgaaatgagaaaaaccacaaaaataactcaaagattataaaaaattatgtttacaaaCTATAGGTCACTGACCATATACTCGGAGAAGgcaaggcaccccactccagtactcttgcctggaaaatcccatggacggaggagcctagtgggctgcagtctatggggtctcgaagagtcggacacgactgagcgacttcactttcacttttcacttttatgcattggagaaggaaatgcccactccagtgttctagcctggagaatcccagggatgggggagcctggtgggctgccgtctatggggtcgcacagagtcggacaccactgaagcgacttaacagttGCAGCAGACCATACACTAACTAATGTGATTGACAAGCACATAGACCTGGTTCCTTTGAACACCCTGGTTTAAAATAACTGGATTCTTTTCCCAGAAACCCAGCATAGCTTTGCCTTGGTCCCTTTCCTACCAGCTCCCTATTTCCATGGGACCAGAGCCTTCATATTTCCCAATACAGCATCTAATTGTGTATCTTGTTcttcccccaagaacactgtgaaagcttcttctctcatttaaaaaaaaaaatcctaacctctccccaccccaaaaCCCCCAAGCAAACTCGTATCTTTGCCTGGTTCagaccttcctgccctctctgccccagtCTGGTAGTACCTAGTTTTCCTCCTGGGAGGGCAAGTCAAATTCTCAATTGATCCACAAGGCAGGGTTATGTTCACAAGCCTTTCCTGGTATAGCCTGCTGTCTCCGCTAGCCATGGATCCTTCCACAGCAAAGTACACACCAGTGTCCTCATCAGTGAAATGGGATACTCTTTCTACCTCATAGGCCTGTTGTGGGGCTGAAGTGATATCATGCCTGTAATACTCCTTATGGTACAATGTGGTGTAAAATGGCAAGAAACGGATGACAGTAATGATGATGTAATGATGGCAGTGATGAAGGCACCGATTCTGTTGATGCTGATTCAGGACTGTGTCTCCTCCTTCCTCACTCACCCACCCACCAGCTCTGATGTTGCAGGAAAGTCATCCTTCAAGGGTCTAGATTATAACAATAGAAATGAACTCAATGTAGGGAGATGAAAAGGTTTTGTCTTAGATGGAGATACCTCTCTATAGGAAAATTCCAAGCTGATTGAGGTGGGCAAGATCCTGGAGTCAGGTATCTCCAGGTGGTGAAGTATCAGTGGAAAGGGAACAACTTTGCCATGAACAAGAAGGagcactattttttttcttcttatgtggaagaggaaagagacgtggagagcagagaagagagtggcaggGCTGGAAAGAGCTAGGAAGACTGATAAAGTTGGTGAAGGCCATGGATGCTCCACAGAGGTGAATACCTTGACATTTAGTGTTCTCTGGGAAGTCAtttgtatttttgcatttgtgATTTGTGATCCTGTTATCCAGTTCCTGCTCCAAAATTTCCATGAAAATCTATGAACTTTGGaatatttcatgttttatgtggGAGAAGTTTGTGAAAGTCAGAGAGAGGAGTACATTGGGAGATGAAGGATTTGCAGAAATCCTGGGAGGAATTCTTTGAATTTCCACAGGCTATGATTTTGGGGGCTTCCAAGGGTTGGCCCTGTTTGACATCAAGGCTGTACTAACATTGCAGTAGCCTTGCCATCCTGATGGTAAGATCTACCCACGCACAGTAAAAGGAAGAGAATCTGGTTCTCTCATAGTTATTATAATATTCAGTAGGGTACAAACATTCGAGGGTGTAATTACCCAATGTCCTTGGATGCAGAATTTACTTTCCTAATATGGAAACCAGGCCTTTCCTAGGGTGCACTTATTTCATCACAATTTTATCTCAAAATATCTGGATAAAACACTGCTTCTTATAATAAAGAGGGATTTTGAAACAGTCACCTTGGGAAGTCTATATACTAGAATGAGGTCAACATCCACAGAGAAGAAGCAAAATCTGTCCTGTTTTATTCAGTAAATACCCCACTTCTGGCCCAGTTATCTGGGGAATGGCAGGAGTCACCCTCGGTGGTCTCACTCTCCCATTTTACGTCTCTACTTACAAATGTGTCACCTTTCACATGTCACAGGGAATGATGTCCCTGGGTTCACCTTCCTGGATCCGAGTGCTGACATAATCTGCTCCTGGGGCTCAGCTGATGCTGCTCTGCCTGGACCTGGTGGAGTAGTCAGCGGGTGTCTGAGACAAGGGAGTGTTAGGCTCAGAAGAGAAGTGAGGATGGTTATCCGGTCCGGGTCCCTTTGGCACAGTGCTCGCTCCCGCAGAGCTAACTGACCTTTCACTGTCCACACCACAAAAAACTGAAGCCATCTGTTTTCTATCCCATGTCTCTGCATCCAAAATTTTCCTGGGAAAGTTTCCAGGAGTTggagctcccagagcttgccatGAGCTACAGGCCTTCAGAAAAGAAGACTCTGCTGGGACTCATGTTGGGAGAACCTGTGTGTGCTAGAAGTGttggggcgggagatgggagcATGATGATGGAGAGGATTCCACAGCGGTGGCGCCAGCATCTCTCAAGCACCTGCTTTGTGTCAGGCACGGCGTTAGGGCCCGACATGCCCTGtctctttgctcctcgcaatGGATGACAGCGTGAGGTAGGTGGGAACAGCAGCTCTGTGCTCTGATGAGACAGCTAAGGTTGAGAGTTTCCATGCCTTACTCAAGCCACACTGTTAACTCTGAATCAGGTCTGAATGACCCCAAAGCTAATTCTCTTAACCATGCTATTCTGCCTCTTTttctgggtttgggtggactcttaTCTAGATCTGTTGTCCCTTCTTGCTCTTCCTAATTTTGGGGACTCCAGGTCTCTGGTGCTATTCTGGGTATGTGGATGAGGACAAGGTGGGCCTGAGAAGCCTGTTTCTGCTGGGTTCCAGGCCATGGGGAGTGCTGCAGCCTCTGACCAGTGTTGGGTCCAGGAGATGTGCTGAGGGACCTGGAGGAAACCCCCTCAAAGTGCCTTAATGGAGTGTGCCCTGGACTCTCGGCAGGACCCTAGTAGGGTAGCAAGTGAAAATACAGAAACCCtgttaaatttgcatttcagatCAATAATTCTTTAATAGACGTACAGCCTATGCAATGTTTAGGATACACTTATTCTAAAACACTATTTGTTGactatctgaaattcaaattttaaaaactaatttttatttattttattttaactaactaatttatatttggctgtgttgggtctttttCGCTGgattcaggctttctctagttgccgtgagcaggggcttctcaccctggtggcttctctcattgcagagcacgggttctaggCTCTAGgaatgtgggcttcagtagttgcagcacgaaGGTTCTGCAGTTGTGCTGCGTGGGctttagctgctccatggcatgtagaatcttcccagaccagggatcgaacctgtgtcccctgcattggcagcagattcttatgcactgcaccaccagggaagtcctgaaattcaaatttaactaagcatcctgtattttatctggcaaccctagACCCAGTGTCCTCTAGGACTGAGTAGCTGTGCGGGTGACAGACATCTAAGAATTCCAAACTCTAAGCCAGGCCTGAGGCTCTGTTTGAGGCTGCCCAGACTTTCCATGTGGCCTGGGCACACAGGGGCCTCAGAGCAGTGGCGGATGCATGGGCCTGGCAGGAGTCACACAGAGGGCATCCCTACAGTGAACCGTTACAAGGAGGAGCCTGTGCACAGAGGTGCCAAGGAGATCCTTCCTGGCAGAATGGAATGACTGAGGAACAATAAGGGGACTTGAGGCAGAATAAAATAGGAGGCAAAGCCAGTCAGCCAGTATGTTAATGCTAGGGTTGCCATAACGAAATATCATAGATCAGGTGGCTAAAcaatagaaattcattttctcacaattctggaggctggaagtccaaaatcaaggtgttggcaggtttggtttcttatgcagcctctctccttggcttgtaggaggccactttcttcctgtttcttcacatggtcttccttTTCTGAGTGTCTGTGTCCTAAGCTTCATATAAagacatcagtcatattggattactGCTCATCATCATCACCTCATTGTAACTTAGTACCTATTTGGACTCTTATcttcaaatatagtcacattctgaggttctaggGGTTCAgacttcaatatatgaacttTGGGGGGGGGGCACAGAATTCAGTTCATAACAGCCAGAAAAAGATTCTGGAAGCACGTGAGTTGGCTTGTGAAGGGAAATGGCTCCATCATGGTGCCCTGAGGACCTTGTACACATCCACATAGGACATAGGCCAGGCTTGACTTGTTGCTGAATCTAAATCTTGGCAGCACACTCTGTAATCTTCCTGGAGCATGAGGGCATGCAAGGCTTGTAAGGAGCAGCATGACCACTTTCTACTTGCCTCCTTTCTTCCTAGGAGGCTGTTGTGAGACAGTTTCTTATCCCCTCTCAGTTCCCATGATGCATGAGACTTTCTGCCTTGTCCTCCGGCTCTTGGGCCCAGTTGCAGCCTGTAAACTAGCTGCAGCATGGCATCAGCTTCTCAGAAACGGGCTTTGCTTTGCGGTCACCTGGCCCTTCTGTTCCAGTGCTGCCCTGTGTACGGCTGTGGGGAGCTGGTGTCCTTGGCTGCTCTTCCTTGCACTGTACATGTAAACAATCTGTCTGAGTTGGGGCTTGTTGTTTCATTACCAGTTGTATCAACTAGGACTTACCTTGTGCTCACTCTTTGGTTCGGGTGGCAGGAAGCACAGACGGCCTGAATACAAGAACGAGGCATCCATGGAGAGTTGGGGAAGGAGCAACTAAAACATAAAGCAGTTCTTAAAGGGAAATGGCTTGTGGGGTTTGGTTCTGTGCAGTCAGGCCAAGGTGAGGGGGATATTTACTGTTAGGGTGTGCTCAGGGGTGATGGGAATGGAAAGGCTCCTGTCAAGATGATTAGAAGATTTTAAACTTGCTAGAAAAAAGGACTGAatagctgagatttttttttcccctcctcctgttttgtctttttttatccAAATTGTTACACAAGTATTAAATGTTGACCCCTAACTATTAACTGTGGACATTTTTGAGGATAAATGTACTAGAAGAAGGAATGCTAAGGTAGGGTGAATAGTTGAAAGCTCAATAGCGGCAGCTATTTACTCATTTACTATCCTGGGTTCAAAGAATCTGGGGTTCAAATCATAGCTCCTTAGTTTACAAGTTATGTTATCTCAGGTAAATGATTTCACCTCTCCAAGCTTTAGTTTTCTCAGTCAGCAAAGTGGGAATTTTTCATTTGGGAACCACTTTGAATTGTTGCGAGGATTGTATAAATAATTGACTTATTGCACACTTAACATGTGCCTAgtgctttatgtattttatttcatttaattcccacAACAGCTCCCAGAGAGGTAGAATTGTTATTATGTcagttttacaaataaataaactgtggcactaagaggttaagtaacttgcccaaagttaaAGCTAGTAACTGTgagagccagaattcaaactcAAACAGACTCACTCCTGGGCCTGCTCATTTGTCAGTGGGCTACAAAATAAACCAGGACAATTATGCAAAATATTATTAGAGTGCTTAGCACATATAAGCATGATACATGGTAGCCattattttagctttttcttACTTGAATTTAAGGAAATTAACAAATGCAAAAATGTatacaaagaagcaggaaaaaatgttttcttttttgtattcgtgtttttcaaaaattccttaaaaatcttaCGTGTGCCATCAGAAAAAATtactggggaaaaagaaaaaaatcagtgacaaTCCTACAAGGAAAGAAATGTTTAGGTAAGGCCAGATGAAGAAAATCAGGTTTTGAGAGTTTTCCAGAAACTCTGGTTCCCTGCTGGCTGAAAAATACAGCTCACCTGAAGCCAGTCCACAAACTATTGAAAGCCTCCAGCGCAACAGGAGCGTGGGGCTGACCTCTAAGTGATCAGTGAAGGCTGCGCAGCCTACGCCGGTAAATGTGGCTGTGGACCTCAGGAGCCTCCTAGGGCCCTCCTGGCCTATTCGAAGTCCTGTCTGAAGATCACTCAACAGCGAACTCGGCAGGTTTACTGGTGGATGGAGGAACCATGTGGGACTCTGGATCCTGGGATAGGGTTCGTGCTCGGTACCCGGAGAGCATGCCTCAACCCGGCATTGTGCGGTCAGCGTTCGGGTCTCCTTGGTAACGTCTACTGGGGAAGGCCTCCGGGCGCACCCGGGAAGGGGCAGAAAGGCCTCGAGCGGCCCTGTCACGTCCTAAGGCCGCTGTCTGGCCGCCCGGCCCATGTGTTCCCGAGTCTCAGGCCGTGGCCCCAGTCCGACGCGCTCGCAGGAGAGGCCCGGGCCCGGAATGGCGGACGCGCTGCCCAGCTGCACCCGGCGCGGCGGGGTGCGGCACGGGCTGCTGGAGAGGATGGTGCCCCTCAAGCGGGACGGCCCGCCGCGCGCCGAGCCCGAGGCGGCGGGGCGGCGCGCGGCCGGCGACGGCGGCTCCTGCTCGGGCTGCTGGTGCTGGCGGCGGCTCTTCCGGCGGGGTGCGGCCCGCGGCCCGCGCAGGAAGAAGGCGCGGTACGCGAGGCCCGGGCCAGCGGCCCAGGAGCGCGGCCGCTGGGGCCCCGCGGGCCTGCGGAAGCTGCTGCAGAGGCTGGTGGCGTGGAGACGGCGCTACCTGCGGCGCGGGGAGCGGTGCGAGAGGCTGGAGGAGATCCCGCTGCTGGTGCTGGACCGCGCGCAGGCCCGCGACTAGGCCGCGGCCGCCCGGAACCCTGCCCCGCCTCCTGCACCCAGagctttgattttgttttgtttagtaaAGACAAGATATGAAAATAAA
The genomic region above belongs to Cervus elaphus chromosome 14, mCerEla1.1, whole genome shotgun sequence and contains:
- the LOC122707414 gene encoding uncharacterized protein LOC122707414, with the translated sequence MDDSVSEGCAAYAGKCGCGPQEPPRALLAYSKSCLKITQQRTRQVYWWMEEPCGTLDPGIGFVLGTRRACLNPALCGQRSGLLGRCLAARPMCSRVSGRGPSPTRSQERPGPGMADALPSCTRRGGVRHGLLERMVPLKRDGPPRAEPEAAGRRAAGDGGSCSGCWCWRRLFRRGAARGPRRKKARYARPGPAAQERGRWGPAGLRKLLQRLVAWRRRYLRRGERCERLEEIPLLVLDRAQARD